One Sodalinema gerasimenkoae IPPAS B-353 DNA segment encodes these proteins:
- the ruvC gene encoding crossover junction endodeoxyribonuclease RuvC yields MTAANPRILGLDPGLARLGFGAIVVEDGDRPKPLDFGIIQTPAKQPIGDRLQTIYEDLHALCEQFSPQLVVVEKLFFYRMSNLISVAQARGVILLVLAQHQLPLIELTPGQVKQSLTGYGNASKLEVQEAVARELDLDEIPKPDDAADALAVAIAGSLFANDEV; encoded by the coding sequence ATGACAGCCGCTAACCCACGTATATTGGGACTCGATCCGGGGTTGGCGCGTTTGGGGTTTGGGGCGATCGTAGTTGAAGATGGCGATCGCCCCAAACCCCTTGATTTTGGCATTATCCAGACTCCCGCCAAACAACCCATTGGCGATCGCCTCCAGACCATTTATGAGGATTTACATGCTCTGTGTGAGCAGTTTTCTCCGCAACTGGTGGTGGTTGAGAAGCTTTTTTTTTATCGCATGAGTAATCTGATTTCGGTGGCTCAGGCCCGAGGGGTGATTCTTTTGGTTTTAGCTCAGCATCAATTGCCCTTAATTGAACTGACACCGGGACAAGTGAAACAGTCGTTAACTGGGTATGGGAATGCCTCAAAATTGGAGGTGCAGGAGGCGGTGGCTCGGGAATTAGATCTCGATGAAATTCCTAAACCTGATGATGCGGCCGATGCTCTGGCAGTGGCGATCGCCGGTAGCCTCTTTGCCAATGATGAGGTTTAA